In a single window of the Bacteroidota bacterium genome:
- a CDS encoding T9SS type A sorting domain-containing protein — protein MFELTGNCVFSQSFSGNNTIELTSEDLSTGLYFITIHSEEGNFMKKLVVQ, from the coding sequence ATATTTGAGCTAACAGGTAATTGTGTATTCTCACAAAGCTTTTCAGGAAACAATACAATTGAATTAACCTCAGAAGATCTTTCGACAGGGCTCTACTTTATTACGATTCATTCGGAAGAAGGGAACTTCATGAAGAAATTGGTTGTGCAATGA
- a CDS encoding T9SS type A sorting domain-containing protein, producing the protein MECGSTDGPNIITNNVFENNNIGIKLHWKIDEIYCNRICNNIQYDLYYDVSLYNMTIPNNYWCSTDSATIASHIYDGYDNIGLALISFMPIDTTQCFLITSINEPVDKFDFTFYPNPIFNSFTFSMSENFLHSELKIFNLLGELEYSINIEQQKTAIDISELSNGVHIVQLISGKNIKRKNLIKQ; encoded by the coding sequence TTGGAATGCGGTTCTACTGACGGACCTAACATTATTACAAATAACGTTTTTGAAAATAATAATATTGGAATAAAGTTGCATTGGAAAATTGATGAAATTTATTGCAACAGGATTTGTAATAATATACAATACGATTTATATTATGATGTATCATTGTATAACATGACTATTCCCAATAATTATTGGTGTAGCACAGACTCTGCGACTATAGCAAGCCATATTTATGATGGATATGATAATATTGGTTTGGCACTAATTTCTTTCATGCCAATTGACACAACACAATGCTTTTTAATTACTTCAATAAATGAACCGGTTGACAAATTTGACTTTACTTTTTATCCGAATCCAATTTTTAACTCCTTTACTTTTTCAATGTCTGAAAATTTCCTTCATTCCGAACTGAAAATATTTAATCTATTGGGAGAATTGGAATACTCAATAAATATTGAACAACAGAAAACAGCAATTGATATTTCAGAATTGTCAAATGGAGTTCATATCGTTCAACTGATTTCAGGAAAAAATATCAAAAGAAAGAACTTAATTAAACAATAA